AGTTCTTTGTAAAAGCAATTTCAGAGTAAATTTTGCTGAAGCTAAAAAATTAAGTTTATTTAAACTCTTAAATTATAGCTGTAACTAAACTACAAAAGCTTACAAAGCCCAACTCAGTTAGATTTCAACAGTTTGTTGAACCCCCTAGGGATTTCGCCCACGCTTAGGTTCGACAAAAAAGGAAAATTAGGATAGATTCCTCCTTGCTCGGAGGTGATTCAGTAGCGATCGCTGTAGTACATCTACACCACTTATTACTGGGGGCGCACCTTATTCCTATCCGAAGATAGCAGTTTTAGGGTGGACAGCTACCAGGGTCAGAAAGCATCCATCCAGAAGATGGTAAAACTAACCCATACTTAACATAGTTCAGAGGTTCAGAAGAACATAACCTACGGCGCAATTTGTCGAACATTATATTTAGTTTTCGAGGTTCTAATTCTGTTTATGCAAGAATCGTTACACAAAGATATTGAGAACTTTAGTACCCATCAATAGCAATTTTTTTAGCAAGTTCAGTCGGACTTCCTCTGATTGATTGTTTACCTTCTTTTATTTTTATTCCTGCTTTTGCTGCTTGAGATTTGATATTATCAATCAGCCTGCCATAGCTCCATTGATGAATATTAGTTCGGTATTTTTTGGCATATTTTTTTTGTTTTTCGATACATCCAGGAATTTTGGCTTCTGCCTTTGCTTGAACTTCTGCTTGAATAATATCTCTTTTATTTTTAATTCTGGGTACGACAATACATCCTGCTCTATATTCTTTAGCTAATTTAATGACCGCTTTAGCTAAAAGGCGATCGATATATTGTCCTAGTTCTGATTCGCCAAATCTATTATCCGCATGATGTCTCTGAGCAACATTTCTTTTGTGAGCTAAAAAATGCTTTTGCTGCCGTTGGCGATTGAGTAAGCGATAGTCTTTCCCTAATAATTGTTTAGTACTGCGATATGTAATTGCTTTACTGGTTTTACCATCAACTATGGCTACAGTAGCAGGTTTTTCCAACTGAATTGCTACTCCCAAGAGAATATTAGTTTGACCTTGATATAGAGGTTTATGTGGAAGAGAATAGGAATTATTGATTCGGTCAAGAGATGTTTTAGTTTTTTTGACTAAAGCTTGTTGTTTAGGATTAAGATTTTCTTGTTCAAGATCCTGCAAAGTTTCGTGAAATGTCTCGGCTTTCTTCTGGCGAATTAAATCCGATCCTTCCGTAGTTAAAAGCAACGTATCAACAAAGCAATGTAGAGTTAGATGATTAACATTCCAAGGTTTACCTTTATCGTTGCCTTCTTTCCATATCATCCTTGACGATCGCAAGGCTAATAATGCACCCGAATGAGTATTATTGCTTTGTTTTTTTAGCTCTTGCTCGTCATAGAAAAGTTGAAATAGTGAAAGCTGTCGCTTGTCGCAGTAAATTTGAAAGCAATGCTTACCAATATACTTTTCCAATCCATTAAATTTCACAATCAAACGATCTTTTTCATTTTTGCCCCACTTTGTATCCTCATTGGATAAGAAGTTAACAGGATAAGGAACTGATTTCGATTGAGTCAGTAATATATCTTGCCAAAGTTTCGCCTGAGCATCATCTTGAGGAACATAGGTTGAAGCGATCGCGAGAGTATCCAACCATTTTTGTCCTGTTAAATCTCTTCCTTGCGGTGCTTTCCCATTTAGTTTCTTTGTTAATCTTTCGATCCTAATTTCTACCTTACGACGGCGTTTAGCAAATTTTTCAGGATCTTCTAGCTTTTGACGTACTTTACAACCGTTTTTCAGCAGATGAACGATCGCACAGCGAACCCAAACATCTTCGGAATCATCATACAGAGCGAATAACTGGCTATGAGTGCTTTTATACTCATCAGGCTTGAGATTATAAATAATCTCAGTTGCCTTACCTTTGATATCTTCTAAAGAACGATCTTGAAAAGATCTGCTTCCCAGACTGTATTCTTGGAAAAGTTCATCATCACTTTTTAGCATTGCTAGCCAACGTTCTTGTCCTCTTAATTCATAAGTCCAACCTTTACGTACCTTTAGCCACGATTTATAGACAAAATCCACCATTGCGATCGCCGAACTATAAAATCGCCCTGGCTGATTTTTATATTTTGGATGTTCTTTCAAAGGTTGACAAAGATTTTTAACAAGTCCTCTTGGTAGTTTTCCTTTTTGTTTCCATATTTCAAGATCTGGGTGTTCTGCAAGTTGTTTGAACAATTCGTTGATTAACGGAGTATTTTTCTCCGCCATTAATAGCCAGAGCTTATGACGAATATCTTCTGGTGCAGTTAAACGGCATTGAATAGTAATTTCAGTCATAAATTAAAACTACTATTAAAAACACAATATGTGCTTATTAACTTAATATTTTTATATATATAGCTCTTTCTCCGTGGCATCATTATTAGATATGAAAGAGCGTTTTTACAGTAGTACAGAAGCATCAAAAATTACTGGCTGCTCTCGCCGACAATTACAGTATTGGCGAAAGCAGGGTGTTGTCGTGCCGACGGTTAATCCTGGTGGCAAAGGGAGAAATGTTTATTACACAGAATCAGATTTATTGGTTTTGTCAGTTATGGAGTATTTGCTGTCACTAGGATTAAATTTCGAGATTTCTCTAAAAGTTTTAGAAATTCTTAGAAATAAAGATATGTGGTTTTTAGATAAATCTTGGACGAGAAAAAAAAACAACCGCTTAATGCTTATATTAAGTGGGCAAGAAGAAAATACAATTCAATTAACAGATTTCGATCTTGAATTAGCTATAGACAAATTAAACGAAGGTTGTGCAGTTGCTCCTTTCTGGCGCGGTCGCATTTATGCAAAATTACAAAATAATCTTCAAAATTTTTTTCATGAAAGAAATAGATTTGATCGCGAGAGAAAAAATTAAAAATAAATTTTAAAAGGGAAATAAAGTAATCAACTCTAAATTCTCTCGTTGAATGCGATCTCGTTGTTGTTCTGGAAAATCGTGAACTGAAACATTGCAGAAAATACCTATATTGGCTTTTTATCAAAAATTTACGATTATATTGGATTTATTGGAATTACTTCGATCACTTGCTGGTTTTAAGATGAATAAAAAGCACCTCTCGGAACGGGATATTTGTACAAAATTTATTACTCCTGCGTTAGAGAGAGCGGGCTGGAATGTGCAAACCCAGATTCGAGAGGAGTTTTCTTTGACAAAGGGGCGAATTATCGTTCGGGGGAAGCTACACACCAGGGGTAAAAATAAACGGGCGGATTATGTGCTGTTTTATAAACCCAATATTGCGATCGCGGTACTGGAAGCGAAAGATAATAATCATTCTGTTGGGGATGGGATGCAACAGGCTTTAGAGTATGCGGATTTATTGCAAGTACCGTTTGTTTTTAGTTCCAATGGCGATCGCTTATTGTTTCATAACAAGATTAATACCGACGGAGTTATCGAACGGGAAATTGAATTTGAGGCAATGCCGTCACCAGAGACTTTATGGCGGTTATGGTCGCAACATCAGGGTTTAACGGAAGCACAACAGGAAATTGTAACTCAGGATTACTATAGCGATGGGAGTAATAAAACACCTCGCTACTATCAGCTTTTGGCAATTAATAAAACCATCGAAACAATTGCTAAAGGACAAAATCGGATTCTGTTAGTGATGGCGACGGGGACGGGTAAAACCTTTACAGCATTTCAAATTATTTGGCGGTTGTGGAAGTCACGGACGAAAAAGCGGATTTTATTTTTGGCAGACCGCAATATTTTAGTAGACCAAACCATGACCAATGATTTTAAACCGTTTGGTTCGGCAATGACCAAAATTCAGAAGCGAGTGGATAAGTCCTATGAAATCTACCTCTGTTTGTATCAAGCGGTGACGGGTTCTGAAGAGGAAAAAAATATTTATAAACAGTTTAGTCCTGACTTTTTCGATCTGATTGTCATAGATGAGTGTCATCGAGGAAGTGCAGCAGAAGATTCAGCTTGGCAGGAAATTTTAGAATATTTCACTTCAGCAACTCAAATCGGCTTAACGGCGACTCCCAAGGAAACTAAGGAAATTTCTAACATCGATTATTTTGGCGAACCGATTTACACTTATTCCCTACGTCAAGGGATTGATGATGGTTTCTTAGCCCCTTATAAGGTAGTGCGGCTCGATCTCGATCGCGATTTATCGGGTTGGCGACCGAATAAAGGTCAAAGGGATAAGTATGGCAATGAGATTGAGGATCGGATTTATAATCAGAAGGATTTCGATCGCTCTTTAGTACTGGAAAAGCGGACGGAGTTAGTCGCCCAAAAAGTTACGGAATTTCTCAAGCAAACCAACCGTTTTGATAAAGCGATCGTTTTTTGCGAAAATATCGACCACGCGGAAAGAATGCGACAGGCTTTAGCTAATGCCAATAGCGATTTAGTTGCCGAAAATTCTAAGTACGTAATGCGGATTACGGGAGATAATCCAGAGGGGAAAGCGGAACTGGACAATTTTATTTTTCCTGAGAGTGTTTATCCCGTCATTGCTACTACCTCAAAGTTAATGACCACAGGAGTAGATGCTAAAACCTGTAAGTTAATTGTGCTGGATCAAAGGATTCAGTCAATGACCGAGTTTAAACAAATTATCGGTCGAGGAACACGCATTGATGAGGATTATGACAAGTTTTTCTTCACCATTATAGATTTTAAAAAGGCAACAGAACTGTTTGCCGACCCCGATTTTGATGGCGATCCAGTTCAGATTTACGAACCCAAACTTGATGATTCCCCCGTACCACCCGATGAGGTTCAATCCCCCGAAACTAAGAGCAAAAGCGATTGCGTAAAAGAACCAACCTCTTGGGGTGATTGGGATACAGAAGATGATGACCAGCCTAAACGTTATGTAGTTGCCGATGTGGAAGTAAAAGTTTCTTTGGAACGGGTGCAATATTATGATGCGGATGGTAAGTTGATTACAGAATCCCTGAAAGACTATACTCGCAAAGCGGTCAATCAAGAATTTGCTTCCTTAAATGATTTTTTACGGCGTTGGAGTGATGCAGATAAAAAACAAGCGATAATTGCTGAATTAGCTACTGAAGGAGTATTTTTTGAGGAATTGGCGCAAGAAGTAGGACGGGATTGCGATCCCTTTGATTTGATCTGTCATATCGTCTGGGATGTACCACCCTTAACCCGCAGAGAACGGGCGAGGGAAGTGATAAAACGCAACTATTTCACTAAGTATGGTGAGAAAGCCTGTAGGGTACTAGATGCTTTACTGGACAAGTATGCTGATGAGGGAATTGAAGCGGTAGAAGAACCCCAGATTTTAAAAATTGCCCCTTTTACCGAGATGGGAACACCAATGGAACTGGTGCAAGCTTTTGGCGGTATCCAAGGTTATCAAGAGGCGGTTCGGGAATTGCAAAGGGAACTTTACAGGGCATAATGGTTTAGTCTTTTATATTTTTCTGAGGATTATTGATAATTATGGCGATCGCAACGTTGGTAAAAAGCATTCAAGACATCATGCGGAAGGATGTGGGTGTGGATGGTGATGCCCAACGGATTAGCCAGTTGGTTTGGTTGCTATTTCTCAAGATTTTTGATGATAAAGAGCAGGAATGGCAATTTATGGTGACTGGTTATAAATCGCCTTTAGAAGAGAGTTTGCGGTGGTCAAATTGGGCAAAAAATCCCGAAGGAATCACGGGGGATGAGTTAATCGATTTTGTGAATAATCGGCTTTTTCCCACTCTCAAGGGTTTAGCAACGGCTGCGGGGGTTTCCAATCAGGGTAAGGTGATCGGTTCGGTGTTTGAGGATGCCTATAACTACATGAAA
This sequence is a window from Coleofasciculaceae cyanobacterium. Protein-coding genes within it:
- the cas12k gene encoding type V CRISPR-associated protein Cas12k (Type V-K CRISPR systems have also been known as with the large Cas12k protein, has also been known as type V-U5, and Cas12k as C2c5.) codes for the protein MTEITIQCRLTAPEDIRHKLWLLMAEKNTPLINELFKQLAEHPDLEIWKQKGKLPRGLVKNLCQPLKEHPKYKNQPGRFYSSAIAMVDFVYKSWLKVRKGWTYELRGQERWLAMLKSDDELFQEYSLGSRSFQDRSLEDIKGKATEIIYNLKPDEYKSTHSQLFALYDDSEDVWVRCAIVHLLKNGCKVRQKLEDPEKFAKRRRKVEIRIERLTKKLNGKAPQGRDLTGQKWLDTLAIASTYVPQDDAQAKLWQDILLTQSKSVPYPVNFLSNEDTKWGKNEKDRLIVKFNGLEKYIGKHCFQIYCDKRQLSLFQLFYDEQELKKQSNNTHSGALLALRSSRMIWKEGNDKGKPWNVNHLTLHCFVDTLLLTTEGSDLIRQKKAETFHETLQDLEQENLNPKQQALVKKTKTSLDRINNSYSLPHKPLYQGQTNILLGVAIQLEKPATVAIVDGKTSKAITYRSTKQLLGKDYRLLNRQRQQKHFLAHKRNVAQRHHADNRFGESELGQYIDRLLAKAVIKLAKEYRAGCIVVPRIKNKRDIIQAEVQAKAEAKIPGCIEKQKKYAKKYRTNIHQWSYGRLIDNIKSQAAKAGIKIKEGKQSIRGSPTELAKKIAIDGY
- a CDS encoding MerR family transcriptional regulator: MASLLDMKERFYSSTEASKITGCSRRQLQYWRKQGVVVPTVNPGGKGRNVYYTESDLLVLSVMEYLLSLGLNFEISLKVLEILRNKDMWFLDKSWTRKKNNRLMLILSGQEENTIQLTDFDLELAIDKLNEGCAVAPFWRGRIYAKLQNNLQNFFHERNRFDRERKN
- a CDS encoding DEAD/DEAH box helicase family protein — protein: MNKKHLSERDICTKFITPALERAGWNVQTQIREEFSLTKGRIIVRGKLHTRGKNKRADYVLFYKPNIAIAVLEAKDNNHSVGDGMQQALEYADLLQVPFVFSSNGDRLLFHNKINTDGVIEREIEFEAMPSPETLWRLWSQHQGLTEAQQEIVTQDYYSDGSNKTPRYYQLLAINKTIETIAKGQNRILLVMATGTGKTFTAFQIIWRLWKSRTKKRILFLADRNILVDQTMTNDFKPFGSAMTKIQKRVDKSYEIYLCLYQAVTGSEEEKNIYKQFSPDFFDLIVIDECHRGSAAEDSAWQEILEYFTSATQIGLTATPKETKEISNIDYFGEPIYTYSLRQGIDDGFLAPYKVVRLDLDRDLSGWRPNKGQRDKYGNEIEDRIYNQKDFDRSLVLEKRTELVAQKVTEFLKQTNRFDKAIVFCENIDHAERMRQALANANSDLVAENSKYVMRITGDNPEGKAELDNFIFPESVYPVIATTSKLMTTGVDAKTCKLIVLDQRIQSMTEFKQIIGRGTRIDEDYDKFFFTIIDFKKATELFADPDFDGDPVQIYEPKLDDSPVPPDEVQSPETKSKSDCVKEPTSWGDWDTEDDDQPKRYVVADVEVKVSLERVQYYDADGKLITESLKDYTRKAVNQEFASLNDFLRRWSDADKKQAIIAELATEGVFFEELAQEVGRDCDPFDLICHIVWDVPPLTRRERAREVIKRNYFTKYGEKACRVLDALLDKYADEGIEAVEEPQILKIAPFTEMGTPMELVQAFGGIQGYQEAVRELQRELYRA